A section of the Streptomyces xinghaiensis S187 genome encodes:
- the gltB gene encoding glutamate synthase large subunit: MRTPRLLSDHSAASGGNTAWSPLAGRPDQQGMYDPRNEHDACGVGFVATLTGEASHDMVEQALTVLRNLEHRGATGSEPDSGDGAGILLQIPDAFLRENVSFELPAAGAYAVGIAFLPAGDSEAAGRVEAIAADEGLTVLGWREVPVAPQMLGAGARATMPDFAQLFVADGENTGLDLDRKAFLLRKRAEREAGVYFPSLSARTIVYKGMLTTGQLEPFFPDLSDRTFATAIALVHSRFSTNTFPSWPLAHPYRFVAHNGEINTVKGNRNWMRARESQLASDLFGEKAAERVFPVCTPDASDSASFDEVLELLHLGGRSLPHSVLMMIPEAWENHTSMDPARRAFYQYHATMMEPWDGPACVTFTDGTQVGAVLDRNGLRPGRYWVTDDGLVVLSSEVGVVDVDPAKVVRKGRLQPGRMFLVDTAEHRIIEDDEIKAELAAEQPYQEWLETGLIDLADLPEREHVAHTHASVIRRQQTFGYTEEELRILLAPMAKTGAEPIGSMGTDSPIAALSDRPRLIFDYFTQLFAQVTNPPLDAIREELVTSLLSSLGPQGNLLEPTAASCRSVTLPFPVIDNDELAKLVHINADGDLPGFKAVTLSGLYRVSGGGEALAARIDEICAEAASAIEDGARLIVLSDRHSDAEHAPIPSLLLTSAVHHHLIRTKQRTQAGLLVEAGDVREVHHVALLIGYGAAAVNPYLAMESVEDLVRAGTFLPGVEPETAIRNLIKALGKGVLKVMSKMGISTVASYRGAQVFEAVGLDESFVEKYFHGTTTKIGGADLDVIAQEVAARHTKAYPVSGIAAAHRALDIGGEYQWRREGEPHLFDPETVFRLQHSTRTRRYDIFKQYTRRVDEQSERLMTLRGLFSFKSGRPSIPIEEVEPASEIVKRFSTGAMSYGSISQEAHETLAIAMNQLGGKSNTGEGGEDPDRLYDPARRSSIKQVASGRFGVTSEYLVNSDDIQIKMAQGAKPGEGGQLPGHKVYPWVARTRHSTPGVGLISPPPHHDIYSIEDLAQLIHDLKNANPQARIHVKLVSEVGVGTVAAGVSKAHADVVLISGHDGGTGASPLTSLKHAGGPWELGLAETQQTLLLNGLRDRIVVQTDGQLKTGRDVVVAALLGAEEFGFATAPLVVSGCVMMRVCHLDTCPVGIATQNPVLRERFSGKAEYIVNYFQFIAEEVRELLAELGFRTLEEAVGHAELLDTSRAVGHWKAQGLDLEPLLHVPDLPAGAARHQVIEQDHGLGKALDNELIKLASDALAADSAEKAQPVRARLAIRNINRTVGTMLGHEVTKRFGGAGLPDDTIDITFTGSAGQSFGAFVPRGVTLRLEGDANDYVGKGLSGGRLVVRPDRGADHLAEYSTIAGNTIAYGATGGEIFLRGRVGERFCVRNSGATVVSEGVGDHGCEYMTGGHAVVLGETGRNFAAGMSGGVAYVIDLDKDNVNPDLVSAVEALDADDARWLHDVVRRHHEETGSTVARALLDDWDAALPRFGKVVPATYKAVLAAKDAAERAGLSESETHEKMMEAAING, translated from the coding sequence ATGCGCACGCCGCGCCTGCTGTCCGACCACTCCGCGGCCAGCGGTGGGAACACCGCCTGGTCGCCCCTGGCCGGACGCCCTGACCAGCAGGGCATGTACGACCCGCGCAACGAGCACGACGCCTGCGGCGTCGGCTTCGTGGCCACCCTCACCGGTGAGGCGAGCCACGACATGGTCGAGCAGGCCCTCACCGTGCTGCGCAATCTGGAACACCGCGGCGCCACCGGCTCCGAGCCCGACTCCGGCGACGGCGCGGGCATCCTCCTCCAGATCCCGGACGCCTTCCTCCGCGAGAACGTCTCCTTCGAGCTCCCCGCGGCCGGCGCCTACGCCGTCGGTATCGCCTTCCTCCCCGCCGGTGACAGCGAGGCCGCGGGCCGCGTCGAAGCCATCGCCGCAGACGAGGGCCTGACCGTCCTCGGCTGGCGCGAGGTGCCCGTCGCCCCGCAGATGCTCGGCGCCGGCGCCCGCGCCACCATGCCGGACTTCGCCCAGCTCTTCGTGGCCGACGGCGAGAACACCGGGCTGGACCTGGACCGCAAGGCGTTCCTGCTCCGCAAGCGCGCCGAGCGCGAGGCCGGGGTCTACTTCCCCTCCCTCTCCGCCCGGACGATCGTCTACAAGGGCATGCTCACCACCGGGCAGCTGGAGCCGTTCTTCCCGGACCTCTCCGACCGCACCTTCGCCACCGCGATCGCGCTGGTCCACTCCCGGTTCTCCACCAACACCTTCCCGAGCTGGCCCCTCGCCCACCCCTACCGGTTCGTCGCGCACAACGGCGAGATCAACACCGTCAAGGGCAACCGCAACTGGATGCGGGCGCGCGAGTCGCAGCTCGCCAGCGACCTGTTCGGCGAGAAGGCCGCCGAGCGCGTCTTCCCGGTCTGCACCCCCGACGCCTCCGACTCCGCCTCCTTCGACGAGGTCCTGGAGCTGCTGCACCTCGGCGGCCGTTCACTCCCGCACAGCGTGCTGATGATGATCCCGGAGGCGTGGGAGAACCACACCTCGATGGACCCGGCCCGCCGCGCGTTCTACCAGTACCACGCGACGATGATGGAGCCCTGGGACGGCCCCGCCTGCGTCACCTTCACCGACGGCACCCAGGTCGGCGCCGTTCTCGACCGCAACGGTCTGCGCCCGGGCCGCTACTGGGTCACCGACGACGGCCTCGTCGTGCTCTCCTCCGAGGTCGGCGTCGTCGACGTCGACCCGGCCAAGGTCGTCCGCAAGGGCCGCCTCCAGCCCGGCCGCATGTTCCTGGTGGACACCGCCGAGCACCGCATCATCGAGGACGACGAGATCAAGGCCGAGCTCGCCGCCGAGCAGCCCTACCAGGAGTGGCTGGAGACCGGCCTGATCGACCTGGCCGACCTGCCGGAGCGCGAGCACGTCGCGCACACCCACGCCTCCGTCATCCGCCGCCAGCAGACCTTCGGCTACACCGAGGAGGAGCTGCGCATCCTCCTCGCCCCGATGGCCAAGACCGGCGCCGAGCCCATCGGCTCCATGGGCACCGACTCGCCCATCGCCGCCCTCTCCGACCGGCCCCGGCTGATCTTCGACTACTTCACCCAGCTCTTCGCGCAGGTCACCAACCCGCCGCTGGACGCCATCCGCGAGGAGCTCGTCACCTCGCTGCTCTCCTCCCTCGGCCCGCAGGGCAACCTGCTGGAGCCGACCGCCGCGTCCTGCCGCAGCGTCACCCTGCCGTTCCCGGTGATCGACAACGACGAGCTGGCCAAGCTCGTCCACATCAACGCCGACGGCGACCTGCCCGGCTTCAAGGCCGTCACCCTCTCCGGTCTCTACCGGGTGAGCGGCGGCGGCGAGGCGCTGGCCGCGCGGATCGACGAGATCTGCGCCGAGGCCGCCTCCGCCATCGAGGACGGCGCCCGGCTGATCGTCCTCTCCGACCGGCACTCCGACGCCGAGCACGCGCCGATCCCCTCGCTGCTGCTCACCTCCGCGGTCCACCACCACCTCATCCGCACCAAGCAGCGCACCCAGGCGGGCCTGCTGGTCGAGGCCGGTGACGTCCGCGAGGTCCACCACGTCGCCCTGCTGATCGGCTACGGCGCCGCCGCCGTCAACCCGTACCTGGCGATGGAGTCGGTCGAGGACCTGGTCCGGGCCGGCACCTTCCTGCCCGGTGTCGAGCCCGAGACCGCCATCCGCAACCTGATCAAGGCGCTCGGCAAGGGCGTCCTGAAGGTCATGTCCAAGATGGGCATCTCCACCGTCGCCTCCTACCGCGGCGCGCAGGTCTTCGAAGCCGTCGGCCTGGACGAGTCCTTCGTCGAGAAGTACTTCCACGGCACCACCACCAAGATCGGCGGCGCGGACCTGGACGTCATCGCCCAGGAGGTCGCCGCCCGGCACACCAAGGCGTACCCCGTCTCCGGCATCGCCGCGGCCCACCGCGCCCTCGACATCGGCGGCGAGTACCAGTGGCGCCGCGAGGGCGAGCCGCACCTCTTCGACCCGGAGACGGTCTTCCGGCTGCAGCACTCCACGCGCACCCGCCGCTACGACATCTTCAAGCAGTACACCCGGCGGGTCGACGAGCAGTCCGAGCGGCTGATGACGCTCCGCGGCCTGTTCTCCTTCAAGTCCGGCCGCCCCTCGATCCCGATCGAGGAGGTCGAGCCCGCCTCGGAGATCGTCAAGCGCTTCTCCACCGGCGCCATGTCGTACGGCTCCATCTCCCAGGAGGCGCACGAGACCCTCGCCATCGCCATGAACCAGCTCGGCGGCAAGTCCAACACCGGTGAGGGCGGCGAGGACCCGGACCGGCTCTACGACCCGGCCCGCCGCTCGTCGATCAAGCAGGTCGCCTCCGGCCGCTTCGGCGTCACCAGCGAGTACCTCGTCAACTCCGACGACATCCAGATCAAGATGGCCCAGGGCGCCAAGCCCGGCGAGGGCGGCCAGCTGCCCGGCCACAAGGTCTACCCGTGGGTCGCCAGGACCCGGCACTCCACCCCGGGCGTCGGCCTGATCTCCCCGCCGCCGCACCACGACATCTACTCGATCGAGGACCTCGCCCAGCTCATCCACGACCTGAAGAACGCCAACCCGCAGGCGCGCATTCACGTCAAGCTGGTCTCCGAGGTCGGCGTCGGCACCGTCGCCGCCGGCGTCTCCAAGGCCCACGCCGACGTGGTGCTGATCTCCGGCCACGACGGCGGCACCGGCGCCTCGCCGCTCACCTCCCTCAAGCACGCGGGCGGCCCCTGGGAGCTCGGCCTCGCCGAGACCCAGCAGACCCTGCTGCTCAACGGGTTGCGCGACCGCATCGTCGTGCAGACCGACGGCCAGCTGAAGACCGGCCGCGACGTGGTCGTCGCCGCGCTCCTCGGCGCCGAGGAGTTCGGCTTCGCCACCGCGCCGCTCGTCGTCTCCGGCTGCGTCATGATGCGCGTCTGCCACCTGGACACCTGCCCGGTCGGCATCGCCACCCAGAACCCGGTGCTGCGCGAGCGGTTCAGCGGCAAGGCCGAGTACATCGTCAACTACTTCCAGTTCATCGCCGAGGAGGTCCGCGAGCTCCTCGCCGAGCTGGGCTTCCGCACCCTGGAGGAGGCGGTCGGCCACGCCGAGCTGCTGGACACCTCCCGGGCCGTCGGCCACTGGAAGGCGCAGGGCCTCGACCTGGAGCCGCTGCTCCACGTCCCGGACCTGCCGGCCGGTGCCGCCCGGCACCAGGTGATCGAGCAGGACCACGGCCTGGGCAAGGCCCTCGACAACGAGCTGATCAAGCTCGCGTCGGACGCGCTCGCCGCGGACAGCGCCGAGAAGGCCCAGCCGGTCCGGGCCCGGCTCGCGATCCGCAACATCAACCGGACCGTGGGCACCATGCTCGGCCACGAGGTGACCAAGCGGTTCGGCGGCGCCGGGCTGCCGGACGACACCATCGACATCACCTTCACCGGCTCCGCCGGCCAGTCCTTCGGCGCCTTCGTGCCGCGCGGCGTCACCCTGCGGCTGGAGGGCGACGCCAACGACTACGTCGGCAAGGGCCTCTCCGGCGGCCGGCTCGTCGTGCGCCCGGACCGCGGCGCCGACCATCTCGCCGAGTACTCGACCATCGCGGGCAACACCATCGCCTACGGCGCGACCGGCGGCGAGATCTTCCTCCGCGGCCGGGTCGGCGAGCGCTTCTGCGTCCGCAACTCCGGCGCCACGGTCGTCTCGGAGGGCGTGGGCGACCACGGCTGCGAGTACATGACCGGCGGTCACGCGGTCGTCCTCGGCGAGACCGGGCGCAACTTCGCGGCCGGCATGTCCGGCGGCGTCGCGTACGTCATCGACCTGGACAAGGACAACGTCAACCCGGACCTCGTGTCCGCCGTCGAGGCGCTCGACGCCGACGACGCACGCTGGCTGCACGACGTCGTGCGGCGCCACCACGAGGAGACCGGCTCCACCGTCGCCCGGGCGCTGCTCGACGACTGGGACGCGGCCCTGCCCCGCTTCGGCAAGGTCGTCCCCGCCACCTACAAGGCCGTGCTCGCCGCCAAGGACGCCGCCGAGCGAGCGGGACTCTCCGAGTCCGAGACCCACGAGAAGATGATGGAGGCGGCGATCAATGGCTGA
- a CDS encoding glutamate synthase subunit beta, with protein sequence MADPKGFLTTGREVAETRPVPERVKDWNEVYVPGSLLPIISKQASRCMDCGIPFCHQGCPLGNLIPEWNDYVYREDWTAASERLHATNNFPEFTGKLCPAPCEASCVLGINQPPVTIKNVEVTIAEKAWDRGDITPQPPERLSGKTVAVIGSGPAGLAAAQQLTRAGHTVAVFERADRIGGLLRYGIPEFKMEKRHINRRIEQMRAEGTRFRTEMEIGRDINAAKLRKRYDAVVIAVGATTARDLPVPGRELNGIHQAMEYLPLANKVQEGDLTVSPISAEGKHVVVIGGGDTGADCVGTAHRQGAASVTQLEIMPQPGEDRAPNQPWPTFPMLYKVTSAHEEGGERVYSVSTTHFEGDEDGNVQWLHMAEVEFKDGKLEQKPGTERKIPAQLVTLAMGFTGTDRENGMVEQFGLELDARGNIARDEHYATNVDGVFVAGDAGRGQSLIVWAIAEGRSAARGVDRYLTGGSSLPAPIRPTDRALTV encoded by the coding sequence ATGGCTGACCCCAAGGGCTTCCTGACCACGGGCCGCGAGGTCGCCGAGACCCGCCCCGTCCCCGAGCGCGTCAAGGACTGGAACGAGGTCTACGTCCCCGGCTCCCTGCTGCCGATCATCAGCAAGCAGGCCAGCCGATGCATGGACTGCGGCATCCCCTTCTGCCACCAGGGCTGCCCGCTCGGGAACCTCATCCCCGAGTGGAACGACTACGTCTACCGCGAGGACTGGACGGCGGCGAGCGAGCGGCTGCACGCCACCAACAACTTCCCGGAGTTCACCGGGAAGCTGTGCCCGGCGCCGTGCGAGGCCTCCTGCGTCCTCGGCATCAACCAGCCGCCGGTGACCATCAAGAACGTCGAGGTCACCATCGCCGAGAAGGCGTGGGACCGCGGCGACATCACCCCGCAGCCCCCGGAGCGGCTCTCCGGCAAGACCGTCGCCGTGATCGGCTCCGGTCCGGCCGGCCTGGCCGCCGCCCAGCAGCTCACCCGGGCCGGCCACACCGTCGCCGTCTTCGAACGAGCCGACCGCATCGGCGGTCTGCTCCGCTACGGCATCCCCGAGTTCAAGATGGAGAAGCGCCACATCAACCGCCGCATCGAGCAGATGCGCGCGGAGGGCACCCGCTTCCGCACCGAGATGGAGATCGGCCGGGACATCAACGCGGCCAAGCTGCGCAAGCGGTACGACGCCGTCGTCATCGCCGTCGGCGCCACCACCGCCCGCGACCTGCCCGTCCCCGGCCGTGAGCTGAACGGCATCCACCAGGCGATGGAGTACCTGCCGCTCGCCAACAAGGTGCAGGAGGGCGACCTCACCGTCTCCCCGATCAGCGCCGAGGGCAAGCACGTCGTCGTCATCGGCGGCGGCGACACCGGCGCGGACTGCGTCGGCACCGCCCACCGGCAGGGCGCGGCCTCCGTCACCCAGCTGGAGATCATGCCGCAGCCGGGCGAGGACCGGGCGCCGAACCAGCCCTGGCCGACGTTCCCGATGCTCTACAAGGTCACCTCCGCGCACGAGGAGGGCGGAGAGCGGGTCTACTCCGTCTCCACCACCCACTTCGAGGGCGACGAGGACGGCAACGTCCAGTGGCTGCACATGGCCGAGGTCGAGTTCAAGGACGGCAAGCTCGAACAGAAGCCCGGCACCGAGCGGAAGATCCCGGCGCAGCTCGTCACGCTCGCCATGGGCTTCACCGGCACCGACCGGGAGAACGGCATGGTCGAGCAGTTCGGCCTGGAGCTCGACGCCCGCGGCAACATCGCCCGGGACGAGCACTACGCCACCAACGTCGACGGCGTCTTCGTGGCCGGCGACGCCGGACGCGGCCAGTCGCTCATCGTCTGGGCCATCGCCGAGGGCCGCTCCGCGGCACGCGGCGTGGACCGCTACCTGACCGGCGGCAGCTCCCTGCCCGCCCCCATCCGCCCGACGGACCGCGCCCTGACGGTCTGA
- a CDS encoding HD domain-containing protein, with product MTDSDSAREAGRRRALLIGVRETRALHRDPGLAAAYPALDCVPQDIELMSAALKSSGYEVRSLHQDHPDPDCRDVGGNGIIGALGTFFASCEPGDTALVYLTCHGVTLDKRHYLVPADAQPGPARGGLPCVNPRTLLRTAPGELLAGLSRGVTAVVCLDACREDGVVPFIHDDERKLSGDHGSVVWLYSCSPGEAAYADAQGSWFGRALAEALSASAAPKTIGEVYEYVRTVAGRAAGDGTVPPRVDRQVPDWSWESARSAVVCDGSETTHRWTEAVEKSALWDVTADAGSVREPVLDRLRHLVRLVVGLRTDTLARHPDPWDDPRYPERLIGQLGELAVQAGLREDERLSPPETAALLAAPIVHEGIVALLMDELGALPREDADRGAADGATAPDGREPGGLDAHAQLVRSELRDMGRAHHLVRRTAATLRERGQLAAARAADQWLRHRFVADWDLVWECTGQYPSAEKLFDVAVSAVLAATPAPGWCGPVAQSREEISSQLRQVLGHVSVRPGGSPRINDPDAPDGWNDHPPVQGTRWRGEQLATLLWAAALLAVDTRMLSSVLVDHLAARTPLSPSDAVISLSEGLRYDPGKRGGEKERHGVEVSFRCPHPALHAAVEELAARADTAFREIHRHHQGRAPLLRGLPRRVSTGLLKPRDRKYTEPLERFRLAEDEIRPLLMGTQLYGDPMLAVRELYQNALDACRYREMRVRYGRKRHSGHSDGWRPRIVFRQGVDEEGRAYIECEDNGSGMTREKLTSMFARAGRRYEQDPDFVQERRNWRRAGLDDVHLNSRFGIGVFSYFMLAEEVEVRTCPVDRFGEHIPQEQLRADIQSGSGLLQIRQEWNAPRLGGTRVRLYLAHHDGPRPSLLDTLESLLWFSDYDVTAVERAEAGRARSQERSVTWHARRLRPSRSWPGGPVHAHRDAWFVQGKGQLLLDGVVVRDAPAVSGSIVNLRERYEPVPSVDRNRLLSYDRDRVLRILMDHAEAVAGAQGWKKVSLEWLWRLCETEPRLAVRLVDLLLPGAAGFVEPDARSHKPVSVSVPLAKAGVLPLDGQVVSSPWFHFLHEPDRPSENGLVLDWRRQSLGIDRGDLDLSFTGYPEPAGLDSLLFLNGLPAPDWAAAVRTSAAVEIPLAEAVRALRRYAIAGLYVPEAPDIRALRSVRPDRVVADVYECYREFLLPRPSYWGVPFPPEAGPPTQHAPLLLAAALSEVPLSRAAEALTQLSALDDRLPTPPPLGAAGARTISPSEATALAGFEASDAVGRLKPRNTRVRADEPRAMEIPDASLDQIRALREDVGEAVVGPVSPTAAAVTELDALGPWLLSRDLDGSAPWLGADPDPWHVLRASQRLKLPVGEVVERIDRCSTITGIRGPRIPARSAGWRVPDWLQYALRPAPRVRGHRIGPWTLLSASWDASADPDEAEPLEETLSHLVEFGLLDAGEVQPTMDAVRAGHPPSKILVSHRSYSLVGQADLDGVGLTGAQFLSLAADFSLDLAGARALLLQEAQQYGLPLRAAELTGAAAALCPRAQDCQALCDEVEPTRFVERLTIGAIVQHALRSRLTVGASARRLAGFAGAGAPEPPGTLTRGEDPGLLDELTPIKADQAAFDAGLLGPGSLGALELVLVAGRFGWSLAKTYERYAPFAELGLDITVRDPEGEERDVVPDWADVIVLTERLTGRAPALSGTVDPDHVLLCSEETDLSPARILERLTRYAGLFGLTLPDPPRTTGAP from the coding sequence GTGACGGATTCGGATTCCGCGCGGGAAGCCGGCCGCCGGCGGGCGCTGCTGATCGGCGTCAGGGAGACCCGGGCACTGCACCGGGACCCGGGCCTGGCCGCGGCCTATCCGGCGCTGGACTGCGTACCGCAGGACATCGAGCTGATGAGCGCGGCGCTGAAGAGCTCGGGGTACGAGGTGCGGTCGCTGCACCAGGACCATCCCGACCCCGACTGCCGGGATGTGGGCGGCAACGGCATCATCGGTGCCCTCGGCACGTTCTTCGCCTCCTGCGAACCCGGGGACACCGCCCTGGTCTACCTCACCTGTCACGGCGTCACCCTCGACAAGCGGCACTATCTGGTCCCCGCCGACGCCCAGCCCGGCCCCGCTCGTGGCGGTCTGCCCTGCGTCAACCCCCGCACGCTGCTCCGGACCGCCCCGGGGGAACTGCTCGCCGGCCTCTCCCGCGGCGTGACCGCCGTCGTCTGCCTGGACGCCTGCCGGGAGGACGGAGTCGTGCCGTTCATCCACGACGACGAGCGGAAGCTCTCCGGCGACCACGGCTCGGTGGTGTGGCTGTACAGCTGCAGCCCGGGCGAAGCGGCCTACGCCGATGCCCAGGGAAGCTGGTTCGGCCGGGCGCTCGCCGAGGCGCTGTCGGCAAGCGCCGCTCCCAAGACGATCGGCGAGGTCTATGAGTACGTCCGCACGGTCGCGGGCAGGGCGGCCGGGGACGGCACCGTCCCGCCGCGGGTCGACCGGCAGGTCCCCGACTGGTCGTGGGAGTCGGCGCGGTCAGCCGTGGTGTGCGACGGGTCGGAGACAACGCACCGCTGGACCGAGGCCGTCGAGAAGTCAGCGCTGTGGGACGTCACCGCGGACGCCGGCAGCGTACGGGAGCCGGTGCTGGACCGGTTACGTCACCTGGTGCGGCTGGTCGTCGGTCTGCGTACCGACACCCTCGCCCGGCACCCCGACCCGTGGGACGACCCCCGCTACCCCGAGCGGCTGATCGGACAGCTCGGGGAACTGGCCGTACAGGCCGGGCTGCGGGAGGACGAGCGGCTGTCGCCGCCCGAGACGGCCGCGCTGCTCGCCGCGCCGATCGTCCACGAGGGCATCGTGGCCCTCCTCATGGACGAACTGGGGGCGCTTCCGCGGGAGGACGCGGACCGCGGGGCGGCGGACGGCGCCACCGCGCCGGACGGCCGGGAGCCCGGCGGCCTTGACGCCCACGCCCAGCTGGTCCGCAGCGAGCTGCGGGACATGGGCCGGGCGCACCACCTGGTGCGCCGCACGGCCGCGACCCTGCGTGAGCGCGGCCAGCTCGCCGCCGCCCGGGCCGCCGACCAGTGGCTGCGGCACCGCTTCGTCGCCGACTGGGACCTGGTCTGGGAGTGCACGGGCCAGTATCCGTCGGCGGAGAAGCTCTTCGACGTCGCCGTGTCCGCCGTGCTCGCGGCGACCCCGGCGCCCGGCTGGTGCGGGCCGGTCGCTCAGTCCCGAGAGGAGATCAGCAGTCAGCTCCGGCAGGTGCTCGGGCATGTCTCCGTGCGCCCGGGCGGCAGCCCCCGCATCAACGACCCGGACGCGCCGGACGGCTGGAACGACCATCCCCCGGTCCAGGGCACCCGCTGGCGCGGTGAGCAACTGGCCACCCTGCTGTGGGCCGCGGCCCTGCTGGCCGTGGACACGCGCATGCTGTCCAGCGTGCTGGTCGACCATCTCGCCGCGCGCACGCCCCTCTCGCCGTCCGACGCGGTGATCTCCCTTTCGGAAGGTCTGCGGTACGACCCGGGGAAACGTGGCGGCGAGAAGGAACGGCACGGCGTCGAGGTGAGCTTCCGGTGCCCGCATCCCGCCCTGCACGCGGCGGTGGAGGAGCTGGCCGCCCGCGCCGACACGGCGTTCCGCGAGATCCACCGGCACCACCAGGGCCGGGCCCCGCTGCTGCGCGGCCTGCCGCGCCGGGTCTCCACCGGGCTGCTGAAGCCGCGCGACCGGAAGTACACCGAGCCGCTGGAGCGGTTCCGGCTGGCCGAGGACGAGATCCGGCCGCTGCTCATGGGCACCCAGCTCTACGGCGATCCGATGCTCGCGGTGCGGGAGCTGTACCAGAACGCCCTGGACGCCTGCCGGTACCGCGAGATGCGCGTGCGGTACGGCCGGAAACGGCACAGCGGGCACTCCGACGGCTGGCGGCCGAGGATCGTGTTCCGGCAGGGGGTGGACGAGGAGGGGCGCGCGTACATCGAGTGCGAGGACAACGGCTCGGGGATGACCCGCGAGAAGCTGACATCGATGTTCGCCCGGGCGGGCCGGCGCTACGAGCAGGACCCGGACTTCGTCCAGGAACGCCGCAACTGGCGCCGGGCGGGGCTCGACGACGTCCATCTGAACAGCCGTTTCGGCATCGGGGTGTTCAGCTACTTCATGCTGGCGGAGGAGGTGGAGGTCCGCACCTGTCCGGTGGACCGGTTCGGTGAGCACATCCCCCAGGAACAGCTGCGGGCCGACATCCAGTCCGGTTCCGGGCTGCTGCAGATCCGGCAGGAGTGGAACGCGCCTCGCCTCGGCGGCACTCGCGTCCGGCTGTACCTGGCGCACCACGACGGCCCCCGGCCGTCGCTGCTGGACACCCTGGAGTCACTGCTGTGGTTCAGCGACTACGACGTGACGGCCGTCGAACGGGCGGAGGCGGGCCGGGCCCGGTCGCAGGAGCGGAGCGTCACCTGGCACGCGCGGAGACTCCGGCCCTCCCGGAGCTGGCCGGGCGGCCCCGTGCATGCGCACCGCGACGCCTGGTTCGTCCAGGGGAAGGGGCAGCTGCTCCTCGACGGGGTCGTGGTCCGCGACGCCCCTGCCGTGTCCGGCTCCATCGTTAATCTGCGCGAACGGTACGAGCCGGTGCCGAGCGTGGACCGGAACCGGCTGCTGTCATACGACCGCGACCGGGTGCTCCGTATCCTGATGGACCACGCCGAGGCGGTGGCGGGCGCGCAGGGCTGGAAGAAGGTCTCGCTGGAATGGTTGTGGCGCCTCTGCGAGACCGAACCACGGCTCGCTGTACGGCTGGTGGATCTTCTGCTGCCGGGCGCGGCCGGATTCGTGGAGCCGGATGCCCGGTCCCACAAGCCCGTCAGCGTCTCGGTCCCGTTGGCGAAGGCCGGTGTCCTTCCTCTGGACGGCCAGGTAGTGAGCAGTCCCTGGTTCCACTTTCTGCATGAGCCCGACCGGCCCTCGGAAAACGGCCTGGTGCTCGACTGGCGACGACAGTCCCTGGGAATCGACCGGGGCGACTTGGATCTCTCGTTCACCGGGTATCCCGAACCGGCGGGACTCGACAGCTTGCTGTTCCTCAACGGTCTGCCCGCGCCCGACTGGGCCGCGGCGGTGCGCACGTCCGCAGCGGTGGAGATCCCGCTCGCCGAGGCGGTGCGGGCCCTGCGCCGCTACGCCATCGCCGGGCTGTATGTGCCCGAGGCACCGGACATCCGCGCGCTGCGGTCCGTCCGCCCCGACAGGGTGGTCGCGGATGTCTACGAGTGCTACCGGGAGTTCCTCCTGCCGCGCCCCTCCTACTGGGGGGTGCCCTTCCCGCCGGAAGCCGGCCCTCCGACACAGCACGCCCCGCTGCTGCTGGCCGCCGCGTTGAGCGAGGTGCCGCTGAGCCGGGCGGCTGAGGCGCTGACGCAACTGTCGGCGCTCGACGACAGGCTTCCCACCCCGCCTCCCCTGGGGGCCGCCGGGGCACGGACCATCAGCCCTTCCGAGGCCACCGCTCTGGCCGGGTTCGAGGCCAGTGATGCCGTCGGCCGGCTGAAGCCGCGGAACACCCGGGTACGAGCGGACGAACCCCGGGCCATGGAGATACCCGACGCCTCCCTCGACCAGATCCGCGCTCTCCGCGAGGATGTCGGGGAAGCGGTCGTCGGCCCCGTCTCCCCGACCGCCGCCGCCGTCACGGAACTCGACGCGCTGGGTCCTTGGCTGCTCTCCAGAGACCTCGACGGCTCAGCGCCCTGGCTGGGCGCGGACCCCGATCCATGGCACGTACTCCGTGCGTCTCAGCGGCTGAAACTGCCGGTGGGCGAGGTGGTCGAACGCATCGACCGGTGCAGCACGATCACTGGTATCCGCGGTCCGCGGATTCCCGCACGCAGCGCGGGCTGGCGGGTGCCGGACTGGCTCCAGTACGCACTGCGGCCGGCTCCTCGCGTACGAGGCCACCGGATCGGGCCGTGGACGCTGCTCTCCGCGTCCTGGGACGCGTCTGCCGACCCGGACGAGGCAGAGCCCTTGGAGGAAACGCTGTCCCACCTGGTGGAGTTCGGGCTGCTGGACGCCGGCGAGGTGCAGCCGACCATGGACGCCGTCCGGGCCGGACACCCGCCGTCCAAGATTCTTGTCAGTCACCGTTCCTACAGCCTGGTCGGTCAGGCAGATCTCGACGGCGTCGGCCTGACGGGAGCCCAGTTCCTATCCTTGGCTGCGGATTTCTCACTGGATCTGGCGGGAGCCCGGGCGCTGCTGCTCCAGGAAGCACAGCAATACGGTCTGCCCCTGCGAGCCGCGGAGCTCACCGGGGCCGCGGCCGCCCTGTGCCCGCGGGCCCAGGACTGCCAGGCGCTGTGTGACGAGGTCGAGCCCACCCGCTTCGTGGAGCGCCTGACGATCGGCGCCATCGTTCAGCACGCGCTCCGCTCCCGGCTGACCGTGGGGGCGTCGGCCCGCCGGCTGGCCGGATTCGCGGGCGCGGGAGCGCCCGAGCCGCCCGGGACGCTCACCCGCGGCGAAGACCCCGGCCTCCTCGACGAACTCACCCCGATCAAGGCCGACCAGGCGGCCTTCGATGCGGGCCTGCTCGGCCCCGGCAGCCTCGGCGCGCTCGAACTCGTCCTCGTCGCGGGACGGTTCGGGTGGTCGCTCGCCAAGACCTACGAGCGCTACGCGCCCTTCGCCGAGCTCGGCCTCGACATCACCGTCCGGGACCCGGAGGGTGAGGAGCGGGACGTCGTCCCCGACTGGGCGGACGTCATCGTCCTCACCGAGCGGCTCACCGGCCGGGCCCCCGCGCTCTCCGGCACGGTGGACCCGGACCACGTTCTGCTCTGTTCCGAGGAGACGGACCTCTCCCCCGCCCGCATCCTGGAGCGCCTCACCCGCTACGCGGGGCTCTTCGGCTTAACCTTGCCGGATCCTCCCCGCACGACAGGAGCACCGTGA